Proteins found in one Lysinibacillus fusiformis genomic segment:
- a CDS encoding ABC transporter ATP-binding protein: MIELQEVVITYRKGQQIGPVTYQLTSGKIVALVGENGAGKSTLMKLIMGQLPLDKGTITGIPKGRVRYMPDDLNFPTTLKVKEIIELLGKLKGITSRSQDNILQLVDLFEHKNSFVSELSKGMRQRLNFAQSLLGECDVYILDEPTNGLDPYWINRVKSILKEERDKGQLILYSTHLLSTVEEIADEVIFIHKGKILASGNISSLKRQYAEESLESLWLKLYLGEDLS; this comes from the coding sequence ATGATAGAGCTACAAGAGGTTGTGATTACATATCGTAAAGGACAACAAATTGGTCCAGTTACCTATCAACTTACAAGTGGGAAAATTGTAGCTTTAGTGGGGGAGAATGGTGCTGGAAAAAGTACATTAATGAAACTGATTATGGGACAATTACCCTTAGATAAAGGGACTATAACTGGCATTCCCAAAGGAAGAGTACGATATATGCCTGATGATTTAAACTTTCCAACTACACTCAAAGTGAAAGAAATTATTGAGCTTTTAGGTAAGCTAAAGGGGATTACTAGTAGGAGTCAGGATAATATTTTACAGTTAGTTGATCTATTCGAGCATAAAAATAGTTTTGTTAGTGAGCTTTCAAAAGGAATGAGACAACGTTTAAACTTTGCCCAAAGCCTGTTAGGCGAATGTGATGTGTATATTTTAGATGAACCTACCAATGGTCTAGATCCATATTGGATCAACAGAGTGAAATCAATTTTAAAGGAGGAAAGAGATAAAGGTCAATTGATCTTGTACTCTACTCACTTACTATCAACAGTGGAGGAAATTGCAGATGAAGTAATTTTCATTCATAAAGGTAAAATTCTTGCTTCTGGTAATATTTCGAGTTTAAAAAGACAATATGCTGAAGAATCTTTAGAATCCCTATGGTTGAAATTGTATTTAGGGGAGGATTTGTCATGA
- a CDS encoding ABC transporter permease has product MLLGIFIVLFVAILMLQQLNTDAGGFDRFQASLLNLLLFLFPLFILTIGAMSIAADIESGWYQLIRSYPVSIAHYLGAKYVALVSIFLFALATTEAVILIVGAFFGGVHIDSQFIVLTTVIIVVFSAISVMIGAFSIHRLQALGFSLGLWAVFTLLSNYVVMAIGTIIPKHVYEKIIYTHVHINIIEWLRYIYLIQIEQTGILGKSFYYLSQFYETSLGIGLIIGITILWWLIPLCLAYFKLKRKESYR; this is encoded by the coding sequence ATGTTGCTTGGTATTTTTATTGTATTATTTGTTGCTATTTTGATGTTGCAACAATTAAACACGGATGCAGGTGGCTTCGATCGCTTTCAAGCCTCTCTCTTAAATTTATTACTTTTTTTGTTTCCTTTATTTATTTTGACAATAGGGGCAATGAGTATAGCTGCTGATATAGAATCAGGATGGTATCAATTAATTCGATCATATCCCGTTAGTATCGCACATTATTTAGGGGCAAAATATGTCGCATTAGTATCCATTTTTTTATTCGCTTTAGCAACTACAGAAGCAGTTATTTTAATTGTAGGAGCTTTCTTTGGTGGCGTTCATATAGATAGTCAGTTTATTGTATTAACAACAGTTATTATCGTTGTTTTTAGTGCTATAAGTGTAATGATTGGCGCTTTTTCCATACATCGATTACAGGCATTAGGTTTTAGTCTAGGGCTATGGGCAGTTTTTACATTATTGAGTAATTATGTAGTAATGGCAATTGGAACCATTATTCCAAAACACGTCTATGAAAAAATAATCTATACACATGTCCATATTAATATTATTGAGTGGCTCCGATATATCTATTTAATTCAAATAGAACAAACAGGTATTTTAGGGAAGTCGTTTTATTATTTATCACAGTTTTACGAAACTAGTCTAGGGATTGGCTTGATAATAGGTATAACCATATTATGGTGGTTGATTCCTCTTTGTCTTGCTTATTTTAAGTTGAAACGTAAGGAGAGCTATAGATGA
- a CDS encoding nitrous oxide reductase accessory protein NosL encodes MKKIILLVVIGLFLMGCSEKTIEPRDIDPETDICIVCNMGITHPDYAGQVIFKNNDYLVFDDLGCLIEYLKSPEQEVAAAYIKSNDKQEWIDVKTAAYLYNEDYWTPMNYGVLAFASIGDAAIYEQENGAGKPLGYEELVTSFNWGVHEH; translated from the coding sequence ATGAAAAAGATCATTTTATTAGTAGTAATAGGACTTTTTTTGATGGGTTGTTCGGAGAAGACAATAGAACCTCGGGATATTGATCCTGAGACGGATATTTGTATTGTGTGTAACATGGGTATCACGCATCCTGATTATGCAGGGCAAGTAATTTTCAAAAATAATGATTATCTAGTATTTGATGATTTAGGTTGTTTAATTGAATATTTAAAAAGTCCAGAGCAAGAAGTAGCCGCAGCTTATATCAAATCAAATGATAAGCAAGAATGGATAGATGTGAAGACGGCTGCTTATTTATATAACGAGGATTATTGGACACCCATGAATTATGGTGTACTTGCCTTTGCGTCAATTGGGGACGCAGCAATTTATGAGCAAGAAAATGGTGCTGGTAAGCCACTTGGATACGAAGAATTAGTAACGTCATTTAATTGGGGTGTGCATGAACATTGA
- a CDS encoding right-handed parallel beta-helix repeat-containing protein: MELKKHIVTNMKKGSLLALFFCIVGFSTPAYAQSVQQQIDSLSSGEILELEPGLYSENLLIKEPIKINGNKGVKFTGKIEIKADDVEISGIQFLGEQGIVAKKVKNIKITQNSFQTKRFPIYFDGVENSEIAEVDVIGKSGHYSEKSHGISLYNSKGIHIKNSTITQTQDGIYLENSRQVTIEKNTITYGRYGTHIMYGSDMKLLHNNYSDHITGVMSMMANNVDIEENTIKHQNALNSSGITLYQTSKVNVVHNIIRENSIAVQLQQADTVDMSSNIFASNLLVFKNIQPKDVLVTNNQLYGNVLVASSGSQGITLRANVYDDYEGEDFDEDGYGDSVYIATSTFGKWVLKNEYYQYFIGSTATGLLEKMDNKISEPNALMDAQPIVREGQPWQLSFSGKHFSIGVALLIVLVFSWRKLK; the protein is encoded by the coding sequence ATGGAACTGAAGAAACACATAGTCACTAATATGAAAAAGGGCAGTTTACTTGCCCTTTTTTTCTGCATAGTTGGATTTTCAACACCTGCATATGCTCAGAGCGTACAACAGCAGATTGATAGTCTCTCATCGGGTGAGATTTTAGAGCTAGAACCAGGACTATATTCAGAAAATTTATTAATAAAAGAACCTATTAAAATAAACGGAAACAAAGGTGTTAAATTCACTGGAAAAATAGAAATTAAAGCTGATGATGTAGAGATTAGTGGCATTCAATTTCTTGGAGAGCAAGGCATTGTTGCAAAAAAAGTTAAAAACATAAAAATCACCCAAAATTCTTTTCAAACAAAAAGGTTTCCTATTTACTTCGATGGTGTAGAAAATAGTGAAATTGCTGAAGTAGACGTTATTGGTAAATCTGGTCATTATTCAGAAAAAAGCCATGGTATTTCTCTTTATAACTCTAAAGGTATTCATATTAAAAATAGTACTATTACACAAACACAAGATGGGATTTACTTAGAGAATAGCAGACAAGTTACAATCGAAAAAAACACGATTACGTATGGACGTTACGGGACTCATATCATGTATGGTAGCGATATGAAATTGCTTCATAATAACTACTCCGATCATATAACAGGGGTAATGTCCATGATGGCAAATAATGTAGATATAGAAGAGAACACAATTAAACATCAAAATGCTTTAAATAGTTCTGGCATTACACTTTATCAAACTTCAAAAGTAAATGTGGTCCATAATATCATTCGTGAAAATTCTATAGCAGTTCAATTACAGCAGGCAGATACGGTAGATATGTCCAGTAATATATTTGCTAGTAATTTATTAGTATTTAAAAATATTCAGCCAAAAGATGTCCTTGTTACAAACAATCAACTTTATGGAAATGTGCTCGTTGCTTCAAGTGGTTCCCAAGGCATAACACTTAGAGCGAATGTTTATGATGATTACGAAGGGGAAGACTTCGATGAGGATGGCTATGGCGATAGTGTTTACATTGCAACGTCTACTTTCGGTAAATGGGTATTAAAAAATGAATATTATCAATATTTTATTGGAAGTACAGCCACAGGATTATTAGAAAAGATGGATAACAAAATATCAGAACCAAATGCTCTAATGGATGCGCAACCCATTGTTCGTGAGGGTCAGCCTTGGCAATTATCCTTTTCAGGAAAACATTTTAGCATTGGCGTTGCTTTACTGATTGTACTAGTTTTTAGTTGGAGGAAATTGAAATGA
- a CDS encoding nitrous oxide reductase accessory protein NosL, whose product MKKIFLVVPFMLALYACNDDSTAGTNKETVQEPKQEEVDSEQPKNEVTYLASTAEWEIDDRLQEPAEDTVCEMCNMKVYTKDHDLGVFSAQSVKPDGSIAFYDDIGCLLNAELVQNQTNEKFVRDYITLNWIDVEEATAVKTDMKSPMNWGYIFFAFEEDAKAYISENPTAKVEELDVIKQAAKERREKMMQEKGDHEQHSEDQHGTEETHSH is encoded by the coding sequence ATGAAGAAAATTTTTCTCGTTGTTCCATTTATGCTAGCTCTATATGCATGTAATGATGATAGTACAGCAGGCACAAACAAAGAAACAGTCCAGGAACCAAAACAAGAAGAGGTTGATTCAGAACAACCCAAAAATGAAGTTACATATTTAGCATCCACTGCTGAGTGGGAAATAGATGATCGTCTACAAGAGCCAGCAGAGGATACTGTTTGTGAAATGTGTAATATGAAAGTATATACAAAGGACCATGACCTAGGCGTTTTTTCTGCGCAATCTGTTAAACCTGATGGATCGATTGCATTTTATGACGACATTGGCTGTTTATTAAATGCGGAGTTGGTTCAAAATCAAACGAATGAAAAATTTGTGAGAGATTATATAACATTAAATTGGATAGATGTTGAGGAAGCTACAGCTGTTAAAACGGATATGAAATCCCCTATGAACTGGGGGTATATATTCTTTGCCTTTGAAGAAGATGCAAAAGCTTATATTTCAGAAAATCCAACCGCAAAAGTTGAAGAATTAGACGTAATTAAACAAGCAGCAAAAGAACGTCGTGAAAAAATGATGCAAGAAAAAGGGGACCATGAACAACATAGTGAGGACCAGCATGGAACTGAAGAAACACATAGTCACTAA
- a CDS encoding class I SAM-dependent methyltransferase gives MSVRSDQTSPPLYVYGTEANRFITSSVQYLPKQAKIAAYAENEGANAVFLAKLGHQVTVYDSTLYGLAKVQLLARMNGVSIVTKRVELIEYELPQENYDGAIMVFGHFKHKFQLMVLDKIMNSIKFNGVFMFEVYEYAQLLYNTGGPNDMAYLYNAEDILRWARRYKLKHYFTGEVAQHEASLQKNTRRVIQVIVEK, from the coding sequence ATGAGTGTTCGGAGTGACCAAACTAGTCCACCATTATATGTATATGGAACTGAAGCAAATCGATTTATCACCTCATCGGTCCAGTATTTACCTAAACAAGCTAAGATTGCGGCTTATGCAGAAAATGAGGGAGCGAATGCGGTTTTTCTAGCCAAACTTGGACACCAAGTAACGGTTTATGATTCGACTTTATATGGTCTAGCTAAAGTACAGTTATTAGCAAGAATGAATGGCGTATCAATCGTAACAAAGAGAGTGGAATTAATAGAGTATGAGTTACCTCAAGAAAATTATGATGGTGCAATAATGGTTTTTGGTCATTTCAAACATAAATTCCAATTAATGGTATTAGATAAAATAATGAATTCTATAAAATTCAATGGTGTTTTTATGTTTGAGGTGTATGAGTATGCACAGCTTTTATACAATACAGGAGGACCAAACGATATGGCTTATTTATATAATGCTGAGGATATATTAAGGTGGGCTAGGCGCTATAAGCTAAAACATTACTTCACTGGGGAGGTAGCGCAACATGAAGCTTCACTTCAAAAAAATACTCGCCGTGTCATACAAGTCATTGTAGAAAAATAA
- a CDS encoding c-type cytochrome, translating to MNFPSVDYTWFGNGTVIALIAIIHVIISHGVAIGTSVLVVSTEYRAMKKKNDKLDQVAKTMLKWVLIITTTIGAMTGVGIWFSTTVIQPDSISSLLRIFFWAWVVEWGAFISEVIILIFYYYTWDKWKEGERKRKHIMLGVALSVASWVTMVIITGVLAAKLTPGRWIETFSFWNAFLNPTYFPSLGFRMFLAIMLAISLVSFFIRWRIKDKALRTEVFRVFAFWGAISLPMTFITGLWYLWAIPNEAYNMIVWSTGMSEVIFKSLNILGFSILIIFLVWLVKSPKTVPWILSIAVMFSSIGFIGEFEVVRETVRKPYIIYNYMYANGMLAKNEEKLQKEGYLANATWAKEKVVNENNMVEAGRDVFVGQCITCHTIDGWRDTRALSSRMEGWDKEAIMSFVPNMHFAQVAMPPFMGTEKEIEALATYILTVLEEEEEVSIK from the coding sequence ATGAATTTTCCATCCGTGGATTATACATGGTTTGGTAATGGCACTGTGATTGCTCTTATTGCAATAATTCATGTGATAATTAGCCATGGCGTCGCGATAGGTACATCTGTTTTAGTTGTATCGACTGAATATCGAGCGATGAAAAAGAAGAATGATAAATTAGATCAAGTAGCAAAAACAATGTTGAAGTGGGTTTTAATCATTACTACAACTATTGGAGCAATGACCGGAGTAGGCATTTGGTTTTCAACCACAGTCATACAACCAGATTCAATTTCTTCTTTATTGCGTATTTTTTTCTGGGCATGGGTGGTTGAATGGGGAGCGTTTATCTCAGAAGTAATTATACTTATTTTTTACTATTATACTTGGGATAAATGGAAAGAAGGCGAACGTAAACGTAAACATATCATGCTGGGCGTAGCACTAAGTGTTGCTTCATGGGTAACAATGGTGATCATTACGGGTGTCTTAGCTGCAAAATTAACACCAGGGCGTTGGATTGAAACATTCTCATTTTGGAATGCATTCCTCAATCCAACCTACTTCCCTTCACTTGGATTCCGCATGTTTTTAGCAATTATGCTAGCAATATCCTTAGTATCATTTTTTATCCGTTGGCGTATTAAAGATAAAGCTTTACGTACAGAAGTTTTTCGTGTATTTGCTTTCTGGGGTGCTATCTCTTTACCTATGACTTTTATCACAGGGTTATGGTATTTATGGGCCATCCCAAATGAAGCTTATAATATGATTGTCTGGTCTACAGGGATGTCCGAGGTCATCTTCAAAAGTTTAAATATCTTAGGATTTAGTATACTTATTATTTTCTTAGTATGGCTTGTAAAAAGTCCAAAAACAGTCCCGTGGATTCTATCAATAGCAGTGATGTTCTCATCCATCGGTTTTATTGGGGAATTTGAAGTAGTAAGGGAAACTGTAAGAAAACCCTATATTATCTATAACTATATGTATGCGAATGGGATGTTAGCAAAAAATGAAGAAAAACTTCAAAAAGAAGGTTATTTGGCCAATGCGACGTGGGCAAAAGAAAAAGTAGTAAACGAAAATAATATGGTTGAAGCGGGTAGAGATGTATTCGTTGGTCAATGTATTACCTGTCATACAATAGATGGATGGAGAGATACAAGAGCCTTGTCTAGTAGAATGGAAGGTTGGGATAAGGAAGCCATTATGTCCTTTGTTCCGAATATGCATTTTGCACAAGTAGCAATGCCTCCATTTATGGGGACTGAAAAAGAAATTGAAGCTTTAGCTACTTATATTTTAACAGTACTTGAAGAGGAAGAAGAGGTGTCTATAAAATGA